The Populus alba chromosome 4, ASM523922v2, whole genome shotgun sequence genome contains a region encoding:
- the LOC118058419 gene encoding uncharacterized protein produces MEGVGARLGRSSTRYGPATVFSGPVRKWKKRWVHVNPSSNHNSFHSHHHNATTNAAAASSSAANHSSSSNGNNGSHLLLYKWTPLSQSNGSSSTTNHFNGNNINTTNENANLSNGDVTEEPPRRKFKYIPVDLLERQKKEAEEQEASEKFDDESKPSDTDPNAAEPVSKSDSADEKPDINDVPMEENQDGNQVVRQDLNESTLDLSLGLLS; encoded by the exons ATGGAAGGAGTCGGGGCACGGCTGGGGAGGTCTTCCACTCGCTACGGGCCGGCCACGGTGTTCAGTGGGCCGGTGAGGAAGTGGAAGAAGAGATGGGTCCATGTCAACCCATCATCCAACCACAACAGCTTTCACTCTCATCACCATAACGCTACTActaatgctgctgctgcttcttcttcagCCGCTAATCATTCGAGCTCTTCTAACGGTAATAACGGCTCCCATCTATTGCTTTACAAGTGGACCCCTTTGTCTCAATCCAACGGTTCATCCTCTACTACTAACCACTTCAacggtaataatattaatactacTAACGAAAATGCTAATCTCTCCAATGGCGACGTCACCGAGGAGCCTCCCAGGCGTAAATTCAAATACATCCCG GTTGATTTGCTAGAGAGACAGAAAAAAGAGGCTGAAGAACAAGAGGCATCAGAAAAGTTTGACGATGAATCGAAACCAAGTGATACTGATCCTAATGCTGCGGAGCCAGTTTCTAAGAGTGACAGTGCCGATGAAAAACCTGACATCAATGATGTACCCATGGAAGAAAATCAG GATGGTAATCAGGTGGTACGACAAGACCTGAATGAAAGCACTTTGGATTTGAGTCTAGGCCTGCTCTCTTGA
- the LOC118058420 gene encoding uncharacterized protein, translating into MANTGPVRFERVAAAFNEASRVIRLCESGGSEHFSPDNSSADLVNSFIETEYRNQFGGIGGDQNNKGHRDRLEDSSEYCSYSENKERLENLLNIMDDVREKICKEIGFIGERSSQSFKHRLMSRLRDRGFDAGLCKSRWEKFGRHPAGDYEYVDVNVSGNRYIVEVFLAGEFEIARPTSRYAELLDAFPRVYVGTPEDVKQIVRLMCNAMRESMKAVGMHVPPWRRNGYLQAKWFGHYKRTTLNEVSTRTSGSKSDHEGNPAKRATGFEALPVRVFYCRGDFASKGGPGVSHLTAAFRSNGIDR; encoded by the exons ATGGCTAACACTGGCCCGGTGAGGTTCGAGAGGGTAGCTGCAGCTTTCAACGAGGCATCTCGGGTTATTAGGCTTTGCGAGAGTGGTGGGAGCGAGCACTTCTCTCCCGACAACAGTTCTGCTGATCTTGTCAATTCTTTTATTGAAACAGAATATAGGAATCAATTTGGAGGTATTGGAGGAGATCAAAACAACAAGGGTCATCGAGATCGTCTTGAAGACTCATCGGAATATTGCTCTTATtctgaaaacaaagaaaggttagagaatttgttgaatatcatGGATGACGTGAGAGAAAAGATTTGCAAAGAGATAGGGTTCATAGGAGAAAGATCATCCCAAAGCTTCAAGCATAGATTGATGTCTCGTTTACGTGACCGCGGCTTTGATGCTG GTCTTTGCAAATCACGGTGGGAGAAATTTGGGAGGCATCCAGCCGGAGATTATGAGTATGTGGATGTGAATGTTAGTGGAAATCGCTACATTGTTGAGGTGTTTTTAGCAGGAGAGTTCGAAATTGCTCGTCCCACCAGTCGTTACGCTGAATTGCTTGATGCTTTTCCCCGAGTGTACGTTGGGACGCCTGAGGATGTTAAGCAGATTGTGAGATTAATGTGCAATGCCATGAGAGAATCCATGAAAGCCGTGGGAATGCACGTGCCACCTTGGAGGAGAAATGGGTACTTGCAAGCAAAGTGGTTTGGTCATTACAAGCGGACAACATTAAATGAAGTGTCAACTAGAACGTCGGGATCGAAGTCTGATCACGAGGGCAATCCTGCAAAACGAGCTACTGGGTTTGAGGCTTTGCCGGTCAGAGTTTTTTACTGCAGAGGTGATTTCGCGAGTAAGGGTGGACCGGGAGTTAGCCATTTGACTGCTGCATTCAGAAGCAATGGCATAGACAGGTGA
- the LOC118058421 gene encoding LOW QUALITY PROTEIN: phosphatidate cytidylyltransferase 2-like (The sequence of the model RefSeq protein was modified relative to this genomic sequence to represent the inferred CDS: deleted 1 base in 1 codon): MIGSFAFVVYMGHLYITAMVVVIQIYMAKELFNLLRKANEERQLPGFRLLNWHFFFTAMLFVYGRILNQRLYNTVTSGKSLYQLVISLIKYHMVICYSLYIAGFMWFILTLKKKMYKYQFGQYAWTHMILIVVFTQSSFTVANIFEGIFWFLLPATLIVINDIFAYICGFFFGKTPLIKLSPKKTWEGFIGASITTMISAFVLANIMGRFQWQTCPRKDLSTGWLQCDPGPLFKPEYFTLPGWIPQWFPWKEISILPVQWHALCLGLFASIIAPFGGFFASGFKRAFKVKDFGDSIPGHGGITDRMDCQMVMAVFAYIYHQSFVVPQSVSVDMLMEQILRSLPYEEQYTLYTRLAELIRGRPT, translated from the exons ATGATTGGGAGCTTTGCATTTGTTGTCTATATGGGACATCTCTATATCACTGCCATGGTGGTTGTCATCCAAATCTATATGGCA AAAGAGCTCTTCAATTTACTTAGGAAAGCAAATGAAGAAAGGCAACTTCCAGGATTTAGACTATTAAACTG GCACTTCTTCTTCACTGCTATGCTATTTGTGTATGGCCGCATACTCAATCAACGTCTTTACAACACTGTAACCTCAGGGAAATCCCTGTATCAGCTAGTGATCAGCCTAATCAAGTATCACATGGTTATCTGCTATTCCTTGTACATTGCAG GTTTTATGTGGTTCATTCTTAcactgaagaagaagatgtaCAAGTATCAATTCGGCCAGTATGCTTGGACACATATGATTCTAATTGTGGTGTTTACACAGTCATCTTTCACTGTAGCCAATATTTTTGAAGGAATTTtctg GTTTCTTCTTCCAGCAacccttattgtcatcaatGACATTTTTGCTTATATATGTGGTTTCTTCTTTGGAAAAACCCCTCTGATCAAGTTATCTCCAAAGAAAACTTGGGAGGGATTCATTGGAGCATCTATCACAACTATGATCTCTGCATTTGTG CTCGCAAACATCATGGGGCGTTTTCAGTGGCAAACATGTCCAAGGAAG GATTTATCAACTGGTTGGCTGCAATGTGATCCTGGGCCTTTGTTTAAGCCAGAGTATTTCACTCTACCTGGATGGATTCCTCAATGG TTCCCCTGGAAGGAGATCTCCATTCTACCTGTTCAATGGCACGCTCTATGTCTTGGTTTGTTTGCATCAATAATAGCACCTTTCGGAGGCTTTTTTGCAAGTGGCTTTAAAAGAGCTTTTAAAGTAAAG GATTTTGGCGATAGTATTCCTGGTCATGGAGGAATTACAGATAGAATGGATTGCCAG ATGGTGATGGCCGTGTTTGCATACATCTATCATCAATCATTTGTTGTACCTCAAAGCGTCTCTGTTGATATGCTCATGGAACAG ATACTGAGAAGCCTCCCATACGAGGAGCAGTATACTCTGTACACGAGGCTTGCGGAATTGATCCGAGGAAGGCCGACTTGA
- the LOC118058423 gene encoding alkaline ceramidase codes for MAEGGISSFWGPVTSTTECCEKNYAYSSYIAEFYNTLSNIPCILLALIGLINALRQRFEKRFSVLHISNMILAIGSMIFHATLQHVQQQSDETPMVWEMLLYMYILHSPDWHYRSTMPTFLFLYGAVFAAVHSVVRFGIGFKVHYAILCLLCIPRMYKYYIYTQDVSAKRLAKMYVATLLIGTLCWLFDRIFCKEISSWPINPQGHALWHVFMGFNSYFANTFLMFCRAQQRGWSPKVVHFMGVLPYVKIEKPKAQ; via the exons ATGGCCGAGGGAGGAATATCGAGCTTCTGGGGTCCTGTCACGTCTACAACCGAGTGCTGTGAGAAGAATTATGCATATTCTTCTTATATTGCCGAATTCTACAACACCCTTTCTAATATACCATGCATTCTTTTGGCACTCATTGGCCTTATAAACGCATTAAGGCAGCGGTTTGAGAAGAGATTTAGTGTTCTCCACATATCTAACATGATACTTGCTATTGGAAGCATGATTTTCCACGCCACTTTGCAACATGT GCAACAACAGAGTGATGAAACCCCCATGGTATGGGAAATGCTCCTATATATGTACATCCTCCACTCACCGGATTGGCATTATCGCAGTACAATGCCGACCTTCCTCTTTCTGTATGGTGCTGTTTTTGCTGCTGTCCATTCAGTGGTGCGTTTTGGAATTGGCTTCAAGGTGCATTATGCGATCCTCTGCCTCCTCTGCATCCCTCGAATGTACAAGTACTACATTTATACACAGGATGTCTCTGCTAAGCGGCTTGCAAAGATGTATGTGGCTACCCTTCTCATTGGTACTTTGTGTTGGCTTTTTGATCGTATTTTCTGCAAGGAGATATCAAGTTGGCCCATAAACCCACAAGGTCATGCTTTGTGGCATGTCTTTATGGGTTTTAATTCATACTTTGCAAACACGTTCTTGATGTTCTGCCGTGCTCAGCAACGGGGATGGTCCCCCAAAGTGGTCCATTTTATGGGCGTTCTTCCATATGTGAAGATTGAGAAACCGAAGGCTCAATAA
- the LOC118058424 gene encoding uncharacterized protein → MAKPQSHALFLFLLLLLVNACHPSHQNQNKISLNDLAALAAIKDSLTDIPGSNFFSTWDFTSPDPCSTFSGITCSLNRVTILTLGTGLSNTPGLAGFLSPSLSNLTELTQLILYPGIVTGPIPPQLGRLSNLRVLSLTNNRLKGPIPSSLSSLPNLHTLDLSYNQLTGSIPAGLFTELAQLKVVILASNQLSGELPRTVSAEILHLDLKDNKLTGALPLRLPSTIRYLSASKNMMRGPLNGLQSLSELEFLDLSMNQFSGPIPSSLLRPPLSSLFFATEQFIGLAVPSPSPPPPSMYGEGSIVDLSHNFLTGELSPVLAAVETLFLNNNHLMGRVPEEYAKSVYGGSTKTLYLQHNYITGFPLQAGLALPDTLSLCLTYNCMVPSVGLMGCPASAGGQLSRPRSQCVVFNHGRPIP, encoded by the coding sequence ATGGCCAAACCACAATCTCACGCTCTCTTCCTGtttctgctgctgcttcttgTCAATGCATGCCATCCCTCccaccaaaaccaaaacaagaTAAGCCTCAACGATCTCGCGGCTCTAGCAGCCATAAAAGACAGCCTCACGGACATTCCAGGCTCAAACTTCTTCTCCACCTGGGACTTCACCTCACCAGATCCCTGCTCCACCTTCTCTGGCATCACTTGCTCTCTCAACCGAGTCACCATCCTCACACTCGGCACTGGTCTCTCTAACACACCTGGACTGGCTGGTTTCCTCTCCCCTTCCCTCTCCAACCTCACAGAATTAACCCAACTCATCCTCTACCCCGGCATCGTCACCGGCCCTATCCCTCCTCAACTGGGTCGACTCAGCAACCTCCGAGTCCTCTCATTAACCAACAATCGGTTAAAAGGTCCCATTCCCAGTTCATTGTCCTCACTCCCCAACCTGCACACTCTCGATCTGAGTTACAACCAGCTCACCGGGTCGATACCGGCAGGTCTCTTCACCGAGTTGGCCCAGTTGAAAGTCGTGATTCTGGCTTCAAACCAGTTATCCGGCGAGTTGCCAAGAACGGTGTCAGCAGAGATTCTGCATTTAGATTTGAAAGACAACAAATTAACAGGGGCATTGCCGTTAAGGCTACCGTCAACGATCCGTTACTTGTCAGCATCGAAGAACATGATGAGGGGCCCACTCAACGGCCTACAATCGTTATCGGAGTTAGAGTTCCTCGACTTAAGCATGAACCAATTCAGTGGGCCCATACCTTCCTCTCTCCTGAGGCCCCCTCTCTCTTCCTTGTTTTTTGCAACGGAACAATTTATCGGGTTGGCAGTCCCATCAccgtcaccaccaccaccatcaatgTACGGTGAGGGGTCGATCGTGGACCTGAGCCACAATTTCCTGACTGGTGAATTGTCCCCGGTTCTGGCTGCGGTGGAGACATTGTTCTTGAATAACAACCATCTGATGGGTAGGGTTCCTGAGGAGTACGCGAAGAGCGTGTATGGAGGCAGCACAAAAACACTGTACTTGCAACATAATTACATAACAGGGTTTCCGTTGCAAGCGGGGCTGGCATTGCCTGATACGTTGTCGTTATGCTTGACGTATAATTGCATGGTTCCGTCTGTGGGGTTGATGGGGTGTCCCGCCAGTGCCGGTGGGCAGCTATCGAGGCCACGGTCACAATGTGTGGTGTTCAACCATGGAAGGCCTATACcttaa
- the LOC118058417 gene encoding mediator of RNA polymerase II transcription subunit 11, which yields MDSQTQNTSLQRLQNVEKTVVRVLEVAGGVMDELSNPTGPRKEFINNHCRDFMQMIKDIQFTLRNEIKSACEYRPFEKSDYTCRISNEICLSKLEHTLSQLDLITQTIIPQYHHAHDSTASSASSPMEF from the exons ATGGATTCCCAGACGCAAAACACATCTCTGCAGCGCCTTCAAAACGTCGAAAAg ACGGTGGTTAGGGTTTTGGAGGTAGCAGGAGGAGTAATGGATGAGCTTTCAAATCCAACAGGTCCTCGAAAAGAATTCATCAACAATCATTGCCGTGACTTCATGCAAATGATCAAG GATATTCAGTTTACTTTGaggaatgaaataaaaagtgcTTGTGAGTATCGTCCCTTCGAGAAGAGTGATTACACTTGTAGAATCTCTAATGAAATCTGTCTCAGCAAATTGGAACACACCCTTTCTCAATTGGATCTCATCACCCAAACTATCATTCCTCAATACCACCATGCCCATGATTCTACTGCTTCTTCTGCTTCCTCTCCCATGGAGTTCTAG